In Weissella tructae, the DNA window CCATCCTGATGATCTAGGTGCAGTTCTGCGATTGATTTATTTGAATACTTTAGGTTAGCCACCTTAATTTCAGCAATTGAATATCCGTCACCTAATTCAATATAACTCACCAAATTTGGTGCCATCAGATTTTCAGCCAATCGTTCCGCCATTTCCAATTCAGGGCGAACAACCAAATCTGCACCTACTTTTTCTAAAACACGTGCGTGTAGTTTTGTTTCAGCTTTGGCAATAACATCTTTACAATCCAAATCTTTCAACAAAATTGTCGTTAGAATGGAAGCTTGTTGATTATGCCCAATACACACAATAACATGATCAAAGCTGGGTAGATCTAAGTCTTTTAGTGCATCTTCTTCTTGTGCATTCGCGATAACTGCGTGTGTCGCGACATCCATATAGTCTTCAACTGTGTCTGGATCCTTATCAATAGCCAACACTTCTTGTCCAGCATCCATTAATGATTCCAACAATGAACTACCAAAACGCCCTAAACCAATAATTGCATATGTTTGTTGCATCTTTTTCTCCTGTAACGATTTTCTTTCTCATATTGTACACCTTTTCAAGGCATTACATATTAAAAACGCCTAGCAATAATTTGCTAGGCGTTTTGTCATCATTAATTTTTATAGAAATCTTCCCATTGCTTATTAATGTTCTTCTTTTGATCAGCATCTGCCCAGAACGGTGTTTGCACTACCCCTAAGACCTTGTCGTCACTCACGAATCCCCAATAACGTGAATCGTTTGAAACTGCACGATTATCACCCATTACAAAATATTGCCCTTCCGGCACTGTTAATGGCTTATCACGTTGCCAGTTCATCTTGTTTCCCAAGTCTTTCAAGCTTGTCCAATTACCAATTTGACGCATATCTGGCTCAGTTGTCGCAACCTTATCAGCAGCTCCCAAGTAATCTTGGTTAATCTCTTTTCCGTTAACCTTAACAACATCACCTTCAGCGCTGACAGTATCTCCAGGCATAGCAATTACACGCTTAACGAACAATTTGCTTTCCGTTTGTGATGGATCTTCACCGTAAGCATCAAAGATAATAACACTTCCACGACGAATTTCTTCATTCTTCATAGCCAATACACGTTCTTTATTCGTTAAATTGGGTTCCATTGAACGCCCTTCAACCTGAACTGGTTGAAACCAATATGTTTTAATTGCCATTGCAATGGCTAACCCTGCCAAAATTGGTAGAACCCATGACAGAATGCTACGTAATACTTTCATCTTACCACTCCTTTAGTAACTCTCATCTCATTATATCTATAAGGATACCATGTGTAGCTGAGAACAAAATTAAAATATCTATTAAAAAAAGCCGACACAGGTGTCGACTTTACTTAAATATCTATAATTTTAGCGACGTGAGCGCTTTGCCTTACGTACGGCACGTTCACGTGCTTTTTCAGCTCGAACTTTTTCAGCTCGCGCAGCGCGAATTTTAAATGGATTTTGCAAAACCCATGTTTGACCCACTTGGAACGCATTTGAAACTACCCAGTACAATGACAAAGCAGCCGGCACATTAATCGCAAACACGAAAATCATAACTGGCATAGCAAATGTCATAGTCGTCATAACACCATTACGTTCTGGTTGTCCCATCATTACCAACAATGATGAAGCTAACGTAAATAGTGCGGCCAAGATTGGCAATACAAAGTATGGGTCACGACCACCAAGTTGAATCCACAAGAATGTCCCTTGTTGCAACGCTGGTGTTGATTGAATTGATGAGTACAAAGCCATCAAAATTGGCATTTGTACTAACAATGGAATAAAACTTGCAAACGGATTAACACCGGCTTCTTTGTAAATCGCACGTTGTTCTGTTTGCATCGCTTGCATTGAAGCAGTATCACGTGTTGGATACTTTGCTTGCAAAGTCTTTAGCGCTGGCGCAATTTCT includes these proteins:
- the yidC gene encoding membrane protein insertase YidC, which gives rise to METLKKYMQMRSFPIAMMAFLVMVIAGITYPGHIAGQGLWGTIVAAFSQSILGVSNWFGGNAGVGIIVYTLLIRLLILPLMAQQSASMIKMQEIAPALKTLQAKYPTRDTASMQAMQTEQRAIYKEAGVNPFASFIPLLVQMPILMALYSSIQSTPALQQGTFLWIQLGGRDPYFVLPILAALFTLASSLLVMMGQPERNGVMTTMTFAMPVMIFVFAINVPAALSLYWVVSNAFQVGQTWVLQNPFKIRAARAEKVRAEKARERAVRKAKRSRR
- the lepB gene encoding signal peptidase I is translated as MKVLRSILSWVLPILAGLAIAMAIKTYWFQPVQVEGRSMEPNLTNKERVLAMKNEEIRRGSVIIFDAYGEDPSQTESKLFVKRVIAMPGDTVSAEGDVVKVNGKEINQDYLGAADKVATTEPDMRQIGNWTSLKDLGNKMNWQRDKPLTVPEGQYFVMGDNRAVSNDSRYWGFVSDDKVLGVVQTPFWADADQKKNINKQWEDFYKN
- a CDS encoding potassium channel family protein encodes the protein MQQTYAIIGLGRFGSSLLESLMDAGQEVLAIDKDPDTVEDYMDVATHAVIANAQEEDALKDLDLPSFDHVIVCIGHNQQASILTTILLKDLDCKDVIAKAETKLHARVLEKVGADLVVRPELEMAERLAENLMAPNLVSYIELGDGYSIAEIKVANLKYSNKSIAELHLDHQDGLHAVALKSKDQVLTEPASDARVQIGDVLTVIGKTIDVQAFEDSVAVEK